The Flavobacteriales bacterium genomic sequence CGACGAATATTCTCCAACCATTACTGTGGACGGGCAGAAGTTCATTTTTACCGTGAGGTTGTATTCTTCGGTCTATGATGAATTCGGAAAGCTGGTCAGGGAGCGTGTGCAAGAAGATTTTTACGAAAGCATCTGGAAAGATGGTCAGTGGTCGCCGCGCCGGAATGTAGGACCTCCGATCAACACAGATGGGAATGAGGGTGCACAGTGTATCTCCAGCGATGGCCAATACCTGTTCTATACAGCCTGCGAAAGACGTGATGGTCTCGGGCGATGTGATATTTACGGTGCCAAGCGCGAGGGAAACCATTGGGGTAAACCCGTGAACATGGGGCCGACCATCAATACACCGTTTTGGGAGTCGCATCCGTGCTTTGCATCCGACGGTAAAACCCTCTACTATACCAGCACGATGGATGGCGGAACCGGCAAAGGAACTTCCGATATCTGGTATTGCACGCTGGACGATAATGGCAAATGGACCGGCCCCTACAACATGGGACCCACCATCAATACCGAGATGAATGAGATGTTTCCTTTCCTGCACCCGGATGGAAAAACCATGTACTTTGTGTCCGACGGCCATCCCGGCATGGGAGGACGCGACATCTTCATCACCCGCAAAGATGCCAACGGCGAATGGTCTACGCCCGTGAACCTGGGATACCCCATCAATACATTCGCCGATGAAACCAGCCTCATCGTGAACCCCGAAGGCACCATCGCCTACTTCGCTTCCGAAAGACCCAATGAAGGTGAAGGTCGCATTGACTTGTACTGGTTCCCACTGTATGAAGGGGTACGCCCGGAGAAGGTCACCTACGTGAAAGGAAAAGTTTTCAATGCCACCAGCAAGGACCCCCTGGAGGCCAAATTCATCCTGATTGATCTCGACAAGGGGGACCAGGTAGTGGAGTCATGGTCTCAGAAGGATGACGGTGAATTTCTCGTGAGCCTGCCTACAGATGGTAACTATGCACTCAATGTGAGCAAAGACGGATTCCTGTTCTACTCGGAAAACTTTAGTCTGAAAGACAAGCCCAGCGACAAACCTTTTCAGATGAATGTGCCACTCCAGCCCATCGTGGTAGGAGGTACGGTTGTACTCAAGAATGTGTTCTTCGAATCCGGTTTGTACTCACTTAGGGAAGAGTCGAAAGCCGAACTCATGAGACTGGTTGATTTGCTACAGAAGCAACCCACCATGACGATTGAGATCGGCGGGCATACAGATAATGTCGGACAAAAATCCGACAACCAGTTGTTATCTGAAAACCGTGCCAAAGCCGTGGAAGATTTCCTGGTGCAAAACGGCATCGACCGGCAACGTCTGTCACATAAAGGTTATGGTGATACAAAGCCCATCGCGACCAACAATACGGAAGAGGGTAGGGCGCAAAACCGCCGCACCGAGTTCACGGTGATCACAAAATAGCTTTCCTGATCTTCAGTAGTTTTTCAAGCAGTTTTTCCATCCGGTCCATGGCGAGCATGTTGGCACCGTCTGACAGGGCTTTGGACGGATCCGGATGTGTTTCCATGAAGAGGCCGTCTGCACCAGCTGCGATGCCTGCGCTTGCAATGGTTTCGATCAGGTGCGGAAGTCCGCCCGTTACACCCTGTTCCTGGTTGGGTTGCTGCAGCGAATGCGTTACGTCCAGTATAACCGGTGCAAAAGCCTGCATCACCGGGATGCCTCGGAAGTCTACCACCAGGTCAGTATATCCGAAGGTTGTGCCTCTTTCGGTTACCAACACATTCGGGTTGCCGGAATCAATCACTTTCTGCACTGCGAACTTCATCGCGCCCGGAGAAAGGAATTGTCCTTTTTTGATGTTTACCACTTTTCCGGTTTGGGCCGCCGCCAGCAACAGGGATGTTTGCCGGCAGAGAAACGCAGGAATCTGCAGCACGTCACAGTAGGGTGCCGCCATGGCCGCATCCTCATCCGTATGAATGTCGGTGACCACCGGCACGTCAAAGGTTTCCCGCACCTTGGCCAGAATATTCAATGCTTCTTCATCACCGATTCCGGTGAAGGAGTCGATGCGGGAGCGATTGGCTTTTCGGTAGGAGGCTTTGAAAATATAAGGGATCTTCAACCGGTCGCATAGGTTGGCAAGATGTTCGGCCACCTGCATACACAGGGCTTCGCTTTCAACAACGCAAGGGCCCGCCATCAGCAGGAAAGCACCGCTATCTGCGTGTCGGATATGGGGAATGGATTGGATCTGCATGTTCATTGCGCCGCTAAAATACCTTATTCAGCGCAAAGTAGATACCCTGGCCGTTGGCGCCATCGGGGAACAGGTGTCCGGTGAAGTTATGACTGCCCAGCACGGCTTTCCACCCGGCACCCATTTCAAGCGCGAATTCAAGTCCGACCTGCAATCCGGCATACCCGCCATACGCCAATTCACCGCCTGCGGTAAAGTATTCATCGATCTTGTAGGTTGCCCGTGCATACACATAGGGTGCATAGTTGGCTTGAAGCAGGTAGTGGGCACCGGCCTGGATTACCGTGTTGCTGTCGGCCAGCGAATGCCGGTACATCAGGTGGAAGCTGGCCGGGAGTCTGGATATGTAGGCTTCCTTTGTCTTATTAGGTAAAGCAGAGTTGATGATGCTGTCGGTGTTGGAGGCGTCTCCGAAGATGGAGTCTTTCAGCGAGAAAATGTCATCAATTTCCCATCCTTCCCATTGGTAGGTGGTGTCGATGTCATAGGTCCCCGCCTGGCCACCTACCCAGCGGATGGCGCCCAGGTCTCCGATTTCCAGCCGCCACAAACT encodes the following:
- a CDS encoding PD40 domain-containing protein, giving the protein MKRLLHILILLILFGTCGVFGQGMRDQTYSIKNKRAIQQFEGGTVYYDQWRRTLKREMAEKAITEISGALKTDSTFIEAWALLGDVYGETRQWKESCNAYAHVEKINPDFYPDIYLSYGKVEMADGNYSGAKKHLEKFLSYEKQRPPDIAVAKRLLASCAFAENAIKNPVPFEPKNMGPNINSKDDEYSPTITVDGQKFIFTVRLYSSVYDEFGKLVRERVQEDFYESIWKDGQWSPRRNVGPPINTDGNEGAQCISSDGQYLFYTACERRDGLGRCDIYGAKREGNHWGKPVNMGPTINTPFWESHPCFASDGKTLYYTSTMDGGTGKGTSDIWYCTLDDNGKWTGPYNMGPTINTEMNEMFPFLHPDGKTMYFVSDGHPGMGGRDIFITRKDANGEWSTPVNLGYPINTFADETSLIVNPEGTIAYFASERPNEGEGRIDLYWFPLYEGVRPEKVTYVKGKVFNATSKDPLEAKFILIDLDKGDQVVESWSQKDDGEFLVSLPTDGNYALNVSKDGFLFYSENFSLKDKPSDKPFQMNVPLQPIVVGGTVVLKNVFFESGLYSLREESKAELMRLVDLLQKQPTMTIEIGGHTDNVGQKSDNQLLSENRAKAVEDFLVQNGIDRQRLSHKGYGDTKPIATNNTEEGRAQNRRTEFTVITK
- the kdsA gene encoding 3-deoxy-8-phosphooctulonate synthase, whose protein sequence is MQIQSIPHIRHADSGAFLLMAGPCVVESEALCMQVAEHLANLCDRLKIPYIFKASYRKANRSRIDSFTGIGDEEALNILAKVRETFDVPVVTDIHTDEDAAMAAPYCDVLQIPAFLCRQTSLLLAAAQTGKVVNIKKGQFLSPGAMKFAVQKVIDSGNPNVLVTERGTTFGYTDLVVDFRGIPVMQAFAPVILDVTHSLQQPNQEQGVTGGLPHLIETIASAGIAAGADGLFMETHPDPSKALSDGANMLAMDRMEKLLEKLLKIRKAIL